A genomic window from Archaeoglobus neptunius includes:
- a CDS encoding lysylphosphatidylglycerol synthase domain-containing protein, which yields MGLSMIPGGIGVAEASMTGLLQYFGLAAEVAVASTLIIRFGTLWFGVFLGWAVFACRTR from the coding sequence ATGGGTTTGAGCATGATCCCGGGCGGGATAGGGGTGGCTGAAGCTTCGATGACCGGTTTGCTGCAGTATTTTGGCTTAGCAGCGGAGGTAGCTGTCGCATCTACCCTGATAATCAGGTTCGGAACGCTCTGGTTTGGTGTGTTTTTGGGGTGGGCGGTTTTTGCCTGCAGAACACGTTAG
- a CDS encoding NUDIX hydrolase yields MLSQKLIPLLDHYINKKSKAAVLVPLFDEICPKIVMIKRSKGLNRSAGHVAFPGGMIEDGESEVEAALREFEEELGINPDSVSVLGFLRPREVMEYRIRICPVVGMINTLDFVPDGREVSRVLVDELRKVLKSRRVTDWGPNFECAGHLVWGASSRVLDDLYLRIVNKYGSIDNFFSR; encoded by the coding sequence GTGTTGAGCCAAAAACTAATCCCGCTGCTTGATCACTACATAAATAAAAAAAGTAAGGCTGCTGTGCTGGTTCCCCTATTTGACGAGATTTGCCCGAAAATAGTTATGATAAAAAGATCAAAGGGGTTGAACAGAAGTGCCGGACATGTTGCTTTTCCCGGAGGGATGATTGAGGATGGCGAAAGCGAGGTCGAGGCTGCATTAAGGGAATTTGAGGAGGAGCTTGGAATAAATCCCGATAGCGTAAGTGTTCTCGGTTTTCTGAGACCAAGAGAGGTAATGGAGTACAGAATACGGATCTGTCCGGTGGTCGGGATGATAAACACACTCGATTTCGTACCGGATGGTAGAGAGGTAAGCAGAGTGCTCGTTGATGAGCTGAGAAAGGTTCTGAAATCCCGCCGGGTTACGGACTGGGGACCAAATTTTGAGTGTGCAGGCCATCTGGTATGGGGTGCCTCAAGCAGAGTCCTTGACGACCTCTATCTTAGAATTGTAAATAAATATGGTTCGATAGACAATTTCTTTAGCCGATGA
- a CDS encoding type II toxin-antitoxin system VapC family toxin produces MTDAHPFIWYLADKLPPAIDRIFTSAEKGEAIIFVPTIVLAECLYLAETGKIKLNLNELISKMELSSNFVPVSFNFQVFKLLPEIKIKEIHDRVIVATAKLLNAKLITKDREIRESGIVEVVW; encoded by the coding sequence GTGACTGATGCTCATCCGTTCATATGGTATCTTGCAGACAAATTGCCGCCAGCTATTGATAGGATTTTCACCTCTGCTGAAAAAGGAGAAGCAATCATATTTGTCCCGACTATTGTACTGGCTGAGTGTCTTTATCTCGCAGAAACTGGAAAAATCAAACTAAATCTTAATGAGCTAATTAGTAAAATGGAGCTTAGTAGTAATTTCGTTCCAGTATCTTTTAACTTCCAGGTTTTTAAGCTTTTACCGGAAATAAAGATAAAGGAAATTCACGACAGGGTTATTGTAGCTACAGCAAAATTGTTAAACGCCAAGCTAATAACGAAGGACAGAGAGATTAGAGAATCCGGAATTGTGGAAGTCGTCTGGTAG
- the hisF gene encoding imidazole glycerol phosphate synthase subunit HisF — protein MLAKRIIPCLDVTLDEKGARVVKGVEFVNLRDAGDPVELAKRYDVEGADELVFLDITASPDGRRTMIDVIERTAEQVFIPFTVGGGIKSIEDINSILSAGADKVSVNTAAVKNPEFVREAAEVFGSQCIVVAIDCRRNFELERGKYIVELEDGSKAWYEVVIYGGRKPVGIDAVWWAKKVEELGAGEILLTSMNRDGTKEGFDIPITRKISEEVGIPVIASGGAGTLEHFYEGFVEGKADAGLAASIFHYGEISISEIKEYLAERGVPVRM, from the coding sequence ATGCTGGCAAAGAGAATTATTCCCTGCCTCGATGTAACCCTTGATGAGAAGGGGGCAAGGGTTGTTAAAGGCGTGGAATTCGTAAATTTGAGAGACGCCGGAGATCCGGTTGAGCTTGCAAAAAGATATGATGTGGAAGGTGCGGATGAACTGGTCTTTTTGGACATTACAGCTTCACCAGATGGAAGGAGAACAATGATCGATGTAATCGAAAGAACTGCAGAGCAGGTTTTTATCCCGTTCACAGTTGGTGGAGGAATAAAGAGCATTGAGGATATCAACAGCATTCTTTCTGCCGGTGCAGATAAAGTTTCAGTAAATACCGCAGCAGTAAAGAACCCCGAATTTGTAAGAGAAGCTGCAGAAGTATTCGGGAGTCAGTGTATAGTTGTTGCAATTGATTGCAGGAGAAATTTTGAGCTTGAAAGGGGAAAATACATTGTAGAGCTTGAGGACGGCAGTAAAGCCTGGTACGAGGTCGTGATTTACGGAGGAAGGAAGCCTGTCGGTATAGATGCTGTGTGGTGGGCCAAAAAAGTAGAGGAGCTCGGAGCGGGCGAAATTCTGCTGACGTCCATGAACAGAGATGGCACCAAGGAAGGTTTTGACATCCCTATAACAAGGAAAATAAGTGAGGAGGTGGGAATACCTGTTATAGCGTCAGGTGGTGCAGGAACGCTGGAGCACTTTTACGAAGGATTTGTTGAAGGCAAGGCTGATGCGGGACTGGCAGCGAGTATATTCCATTACGGTGAGATCTCAATATCCGAGATTAAGGAGTACCTTGCGGAAAGAGGAGTGCCGGTGAGGATGTGA
- a CDS encoding PIN domain-containing protein, with the protein MIIDTDIVIVRVKIKEEISEDITAVTLVEYPKIIYYKKFYGKILFPDISDFLLAHKLQNELMKVGKPKAFADLVIASIRINRKEELITKDRDFLDIAEVSDLKVRVVE; encoded by the coding sequence TTGATAATCGATACAGATATAGTTATTGTAAGGGTGAAAATCAAAGAAGAAATAAGTGAAGATATAACTGCTGTAACATTGGTTGAATATCCAAAGATAATCTACTACAAAAAATTTTATGGTAAAATATTATTTCCAGACATTTCTGACTTCCTCTTAGCCCACAAGCTTCAGAACGAACTTATGAAAGTCGGAAAGCCTAAAGCCTTTGCCGATTTGGTAATAGCCTCGATCCGCATAAACAGGAAAGAGGAGCTTATCACGAAGGACAGGGATTTTCTGGACATAGCTGAAGTTTCAGACTTGAAGGTTAGGGTGGTTGAGTAG
- a CDS encoding acylphosphatase gives MMAVEVYVSGVVQGVGFRYFTRKVARELGIRGYVRNLSDGRVYIYAVGDELMIDKFLSAINRGPPMAIVRNVEVRKAGMERCDGFEVRY, from the coding sequence ATGATGGCAGTTGAGGTCTATGTCAGTGGCGTCGTTCAGGGGGTGGGATTCCGATACTTCACAAGGAAAGTTGCGAGAGAACTTGGAATAAGGGGATACGTTAGGAATCTTTCAGATGGTAGGGTTTACATTTATGCCGTGGGAGACGAACTTATGATTGATAAATTCCTCTCCGCCATCAACAGAGGCCCTCCAATGGCGATAGTTAGAAATGTGGAGGTCAGGAAAGCTGGTATGGAGAGATGCGATGGGTTTGAGGTGAGGTATTGA
- a CDS encoding MazG nucleotide pyrophosphohydrolase domain-containing protein codes for MKISEFQKMISEIYIKRDRERGVDKTMLWVVEEVGELAEAVRKGGNVGEEIADVMAWLVSLANLLDIDVEREVFKKYPGYCIRCGKKPCECDTL; via the coding sequence ATGAAAATTTCCGAGTTTCAGAAAATGATTTCTGAAATTTACATTAAACGGGACAGGGAAAGGGGAGTGGATAAGACCATGCTGTGGGTTGTTGAAGAGGTAGGAGAGCTTGCAGAGGCTGTGAGAAAAGGCGGTAATGTTGGTGAGGAAATAGCCGACGTAATGGCGTGGCTCGTAAGTCTTGCGAACCTTCTGGATATTGATGTTGAGAGGGAAGTTTTTAAAAAGTATCCCGGATACTGCATTCGCTGCGGTAAAAAACCCTGTGAGTGTGATACACTATGA
- a CDS encoding nicotinate phosphoribosyltransferase: MMFRMVDEEDIKKGNVTDKYFIWTEKVLKAKNVNPTVVAEVTTSNWGVFAGLEDALNLLEGLPIDVYAMPEGSIFFPHEPVITIVGKYLDFARYETSLLGFICHASAVATQAFRFKLAAGDRGVYSFGTRRMHPALAPAIERSAYIGGVDGVSNFSAEKYLGIPSMGTMPHAMIICFGDQVAAWRSFDEVVDPEVPRTMLVDTYFDEKTEAVLAVENVKNVSAVRLDTPSSRRGRFRKIVEEVRWELDIRGRKDVKIFVSGGLSLSDILELKDIVDAFGVGTAISGAGPIDFALDIVEREGKFVAKRGKRGGMKQIYRDWETLEDEIRLFREEPPEKGEPMLKKVIEGGKIIAETDMEEARKLVLRQMDVIRKLGREHEFIG, encoded by the coding sequence ATGATGTTCAGAATGGTCGACGAGGAGGATATAAAAAAGGGCAATGTAACGGACAAGTATTTTATATGGACTGAGAAAGTCTTGAAGGCGAAAAACGTGAATCCCACGGTTGTGGCCGAGGTTACGACCTCTAACTGGGGGGTTTTTGCAGGACTTGAGGACGCCCTAAACCTTCTGGAGGGTCTGCCAATAGATGTTTACGCCATGCCGGAGGGGAGCATATTCTTTCCACACGAACCTGTGATCACCATTGTGGGAAAATATCTTGACTTTGCAAGGTATGAGACTTCTCTGCTTGGATTCATATGCCACGCAAGTGCTGTGGCAACGCAGGCATTCAGGTTCAAGCTCGCAGCCGGGGATAGAGGGGTCTACTCCTTTGGTACAAGAAGGATGCATCCTGCACTGGCTCCGGCAATTGAAAGATCAGCCTACATCGGCGGTGTGGATGGTGTCAGCAACTTTTCAGCGGAAAAGTATCTTGGGATACCCAGCATGGGAACAATGCCACATGCGATGATCATCTGCTTTGGCGATCAGGTTGCCGCCTGGAGGAGCTTTGACGAGGTTGTGGATCCGGAAGTTCCGAGAACCATGCTGGTGGATACATATTTCGATGAGAAGACTGAGGCTGTACTGGCTGTGGAGAATGTTAAAAACGTCAGCGCTGTACGCCTCGACACTCCCTCATCAAGAAGAGGAAGGTTCAGAAAAATCGTTGAGGAGGTCAGGTGGGAGCTGGATATAAGGGGAAGAAAGGATGTCAAAATCTTTGTGAGCGGAGGTCTAAGCTTATCTGATATTCTTGAACTCAAAGACATCGTGGATGCCTTCGGGGTTGGTACTGCAATAAGCGGTGCTGGCCCCATAGATTTCGCTCTCGACATAGTTGAGAGGGAAGGGAAGTTTGTGGCCAAGAGGGGGAAGAGAGGTGGAATGAAGCAGATCTACAGGGATTGGGAAACTCTGGAGGATGAGATCAGGCTGTTCAGAGAAGAACCACCGGAGAAAGGTGAACCCATGCTTAAGAAGGTCATTGAGGGTGGTAAAATCATTGCCGAAACGGACATGGAGGAGGCGAGAAAACTCGTTCTAAGGCAGATGGACGTAATCAGGAAACTCGGGCGGGAACACGAGTTCATCGGCTAA